From one Culex quinquefasciatus strain JHB chromosome 3, VPISU_Cqui_1.0_pri_paternal, whole genome shotgun sequence genomic stretch:
- the LOC6037790 gene encoding LOW QUALITY PROTEIN: secernin-2 (The sequence of the model RefSeq protein was modified relative to this genomic sequence to represent the inferred CDS: inserted 2 bases in 1 codon), with protein sequence MSGICGEAFVVLAPLTATAQTVIYGRNGLAGQGSDVSEVHFYPASEASGPVKCDSAEVDAAATFSVILSKPAGVWGAESGSNEKGVCIGLTFSEGHPVDGKLNATDLVRLGLERASSAAEAVDVLTSLSAGAGPDGESKDAPKAAFVICDGSEVWLLNIVGSLWAAHKETSSSLALKPGLSVGAQIDRSSDDLXGKLKSGGLWDGSGELNFGGVFGLDATRSWPGSEPAAEGSYGLAQIFESLRAAGADQKALSSHVSVLSGGGGLSCHWFTATPDPLESVFKPFVFTPGAKISPLTKAPEGESQTLLHKLHGNRKWEAVGDLLRSLEGTCVDEVNRFISEHSGEPNQELDELMKDCVEAEVKFYR encoded by the exons ATGTCTGGAATCTGTGGGGAAGCCTTCGTCGTCCTTGCTCCATTGACCGCCACGGCGCAGACCGTCATTTACGGCCGGAACGGACTCGCCGGTCAGGGCTCCGACGTTAGCGAGGTTCACTTCTATCCAGCATCCGAGGCCAGTGGACCAGTGAAA TGTGACTCAGCCGAGGTGGACGCGGCAGCGACGTTTTCTGTGATTTTGAGCAAACCGGCCGGAGTCTGGGGTGCCGAAAGTGGTTCCAACGAAAAGGGCGTATGCATAG gTTTAACGTTCAGCGAGGGACATCCCGTCGATGGCAAGCTTAACGCAACCGACTTAGTGAG ATTGGGCCTGGAGCGCGCATCGAGCGCAGCGGAAGCCGTCGACGTGCTGACCTCGCTGTCGGCCGGTGCCGGCCCTGACGGTGAATCGAAGGACGCTCCCAAGGCGGCGTTCGTAATCTGCGATGGCTCCGAAGTGTGGCTGCTCAACATTGTGGGCTCACTTTGGGCCGCCCACAAGGAGACTTCCAGCAGTTTGGCGCTCAAACCGGGTTTGTCGGTGGGCGCGCAAATCGACCGCAGCTCGGATGACTT GGGGAAGTTGAAGAGCGGTGGGCTTTGGGACGGATCGGGCGAGCTGAACTTTGGTGGCGTGTTTGGGCTGGACGCGACGCGGTCGTGGCCGGGAAGTGAACCGGCTGCGGAGGGTTCGTACGGGTTGGCGCAGATCTTCGAGAGTTTGCGTGCGGCCGGTGCCGACCAGAAGGCACTGTCCAGCCACGTGTCGGTGCTTTCGGGTGGGGGCGGTTTGTCCTGCCACTGGTTCACGGCGACGCCTGATCCGTTGGAGTCGGTGTTTAAGCCGTTTGTGTTTACGCCGGGAGCGAAGATTTCTCCGCTGACCAAAGCGCCCGAGGGCGAAAGCCAAACGTTGCTGCACAAGTTGCATGGGAATCGTAAGTGGGAGGCGGTCGGTGATTTGCTGCGATCGCTCGAGGGCACCTGCGTGGACGAGGTCAATCGGTTCATTAGCGAGCACTCGGGCGAGCCGAACCAGGAGCTGGACGAACTGATGAAGGATTGCGTCGAGGCCGAGGTCAAGTTCTACCGTTAA